From one Suicoccus acidiformans genomic stretch:
- a CDS encoding metallophosphoesterase, whose product MVSKKNTWVKAQKAGTPVKHYGIRKFKMGVASVALFSGLLLGQIDAVHAQEAGVVDSPVVETPAPAPVESEPSVEVAPAESGIEAPTETVVVDTLTPEEAPAETPTSTEAVNETTAGEVFTNEPAPSNTVETPEVGYNAEIDRILDPVQAKEVTNPSVKMTVMSDTHVLPRDLIADTPEYNLYLDSDRKLLTESQAVNERAFDLAEENGSRVILIPGDLTKDAEFQSHQFIAEQLQKFVDAGSATNADPLTERRVFVVPGNHDINNAYAVNFNTETGVAEQLPIYTPNDFITTYGDLVYNRNDVTLFKDTTYFQDYLAQVNAAHPDRPVENQYYAHGYTSYATRFDLAELGKNGVTVIGLDTANYSVDDTAGGYDYQETNGSLSLPQAKWMMDISEQAHNRNDIILVASHHAFIPHFLEQETLLAPYILENWDTPFVDPTDLRVDGKKPREILADTGATYLFTGHMHANDIAKYEHNGNTFYDIETGSTVTYPSSIRHIKLVNNIDSKDSAYSLESVSQQIGEIVFTDLNGNQIVVPDVTAYGYGNLITPELVAGLVDYYLGLPQYENISTAQLLQEFVFPTVAQEDIPQTLVTQISALLGTEAAPAVNNQKVANIPVVGSIAVTAFWNEAIAQQTGRQYAGPGAQINISVNNGSPYEYFVAEDNLVPLLGNLMTDLDAAVFSDRALLRERLTNLAGDILNMEVAQDNGQVKTVTDLANYAYTSYLEGNETQPQWVADSIDLLANRGGEFAQNLITAVKGTLDPIVQDIATQLVYDPTVPQFFEPVRTYGFFNGGLIASTIESTVNSTLGANVGETLTSVGVTSVSDLLSQAVADPTAQGIINNLTGLLANVVDGMTNEHVVGYEDYAFPEDHNVLLVTDLNKAQEGIMAGLQVANPTLVNFAINQVDQPISNVTLYINQVASPVTPVQNGAVYSFTLDHDLVNQDEVRVYFTVANPVSVVEGLDNQISLRTEPVVVSYAETTISFDEVIIEDPTLSAGISIIEVAGVDGYRRSIVEKVGENGTIRTIETVLEEVAPVTQEVHVGTLVIDPQPEPEPTPEPDPQPEPEPQPKPTPEPEPDPQPEPMPEPQPEPEPTPEPDPQPEPTPEPEPTPEPDPESEPEPQPEPMPEPEPQPEPTPEPEPQPEPTPEPEPEPQPEPDLQPEPTPEPEPQPEPTPEPDPQPEPTPEPDPQPEPTPEPDPEPQPEPEPTPIPAPTSGTTGSTGAQTDGSVSGNQGTTGSQVPGTNLTPTRPSFSEPATATKPVVPAVTRPSRTDNSQPILVQGRVIVTPLEVTAPIVLADGQIIEIFELFKLDFVNADDVTVLPSRAVEIRVPFDTDKKVARVYLVDDNMDVIEEITDFEMIDGHVVFYHDTMANVAIVYEEDLVATSSIAPLLAIASISVGAGIGRRKED is encoded by the coding sequence ATGGTCAGTAAGAAAAACACATGGGTGAAAGCCCAGAAAGCCGGCACACCTGTGAAACATTACGGAATACGTAAGTTCAAGATGGGTGTGGCTTCTGTTGCCTTATTCTCAGGCCTCTTATTAGGTCAGATTGATGCGGTTCATGCTCAAGAAGCGGGTGTTGTAGACTCACCAGTAGTGGAAACGCCAGCACCAGCACCGGTAGAAAGCGAACCAAGCGTAGAAGTTGCACCGGCTGAGTCTGGCATAGAAGCACCAACAGAAACAGTCGTGGTGGATACGTTAACACCAGAAGAAGCGCCAGCCGAGACGCCGACGTCAACCGAAGCAGTCAACGAAACAACAGCTGGTGAAGTATTTACAAATGAACCAGCACCATCAAATACAGTTGAAACACCTGAAGTAGGATACAATGCTGAGATTGACCGCATTCTCGATCCAGTGCAAGCCAAGGAAGTGACGAATCCGTCTGTGAAGATGACGGTTATGTCTGATACCCATGTCTTGCCACGGGATCTTATTGCTGATACGCCAGAATACAATCTGTATTTAGATAGTGACCGCAAGTTATTGACGGAAAGTCAAGCGGTGAATGAACGTGCCTTCGACTTAGCGGAGGAGAATGGCAGTCGTGTTATCCTAATTCCTGGGGATTTAACGAAAGATGCAGAATTTCAAAGTCACCAATTTATCGCAGAACAATTACAAAAGTTCGTAGACGCCGGAAGTGCAACCAATGCGGACCCACTTACGGAACGTCGCGTATTTGTAGTGCCTGGAAATCACGATATCAATAACGCCTATGCCGTGAACTTCAATACAGAAACAGGCGTGGCAGAGCAATTGCCAATCTATACACCGAATGACTTTATAACTACTTACGGTGATTTGGTATATAACCGCAATGATGTGACGCTATTTAAAGATACAACGTATTTCCAAGACTATTTAGCTCAAGTCAATGCAGCACATCCTGATCGCCCAGTGGAGAACCAATACTATGCCCATGGTTACACATCTTACGCGACACGTTTCGACTTAGCTGAACTTGGCAAGAACGGAGTTACAGTCATTGGCCTGGATACAGCTAACTACTCGGTAGACGATACAGCGGGTGGTTATGACTATCAAGAAACGAATGGCTCTTTATCCTTGCCACAAGCTAAATGGATGATGGACATTTCTGAGCAAGCTCATAATCGCAATGATATTATTTTAGTGGCTAGTCATCATGCCTTCATTCCACATTTCTTAGAGCAAGAAACCTTACTTGCTCCTTATATCTTAGAAAATTGGGACACTCCATTTGTAGATCCAACAGATTTGCGCGTTGATGGCAAAAAACCTCGTGAGATTTTAGCCGATACGGGTGCTACTTACCTCTTTACAGGCCATATGCACGCTAATGATATCGCTAAATATGAACACAATGGCAATACCTTCTACGACATTGAAACAGGTTCGACGGTAACTTACCCATCTTCCATTCGTCATATCAAACTCGTGAATAATATCGATTCAAAAGACTCGGCCTATTCTTTAGAGAGCGTATCTCAACAAATCGGTGAAATTGTCTTTACGGACTTAAACGGTAATCAAATCGTCGTGCCTGATGTAACCGCCTATGGTTATGGTAACTTGATTACGCCTGAATTAGTTGCCGGTTTAGTGGACTACTACTTAGGTTTACCACAATATGAGAACATTTCAACGGCACAATTGTTGCAAGAATTTGTGTTCCCGACAGTTGCCCAAGAGGATATTCCGCAAACGCTCGTGACGCAAATAAGTGCATTACTTGGAACCGAAGCAGCCCCGGCGGTGAATAACCAGAAAGTGGCAAACATTCCAGTAGTAGGAAGTATAGCAGTAACGGCCTTTTGGAATGAGGCGATTGCTCAACAAACAGGTCGCCAATATGCAGGCCCTGGTGCGCAAATCAATATTTCTGTGAATAACGGTTCACCTTACGAGTATTTTGTCGCAGAAGATAATTTAGTACCACTTCTTGGTAATTTAATGACTGATTTAGATGCAGCTGTCTTTAGTGACCGTGCACTACTGCGCGAACGTCTGACAAATCTTGCCGGTGACATCCTTAATATGGAAGTAGCCCAAGACAATGGTCAAGTAAAGACCGTAACAGACTTAGCGAATTATGCTTACACTTCTTACTTAGAAGGAAATGAAACGCAGCCGCAATGGGTTGCAGATTCTATTGATTTACTTGCGAATCGTGGTGGTGAATTTGCCCAAAATCTAATCACAGCCGTGAAGGGAACCTTAGATCCTATTGTGCAGGATATTGCGACACAATTAGTCTATGATCCAACAGTTCCTCAATTTTTCGAGCCAGTTAGAACTTATGGTTTCTTTAATGGTGGTTTAATTGCTTCAACAATTGAATCTACAGTGAATAGCACCCTCGGTGCTAATGTTGGTGAAACGTTAACCAGTGTAGGGGTGACTTCTGTGTCTGACTTATTAAGTCAAGCAGTGGCTGATCCAACGGCCCAAGGCATCATTAATAACTTGACAGGTCTACTTGCCAATGTTGTGGATGGCATGACGAATGAGCATGTCGTTGGTTACGAAGACTATGCTTTCCCAGAGGACCACAATGTACTATTGGTGACGGACTTAAATAAGGCTCAAGAAGGAATAATGGCTGGTTTACAAGTGGCTAATCCAACCCTTGTAAACTTTGCTATCAACCAAGTAGATCAACCGATAAGTAATGTCACTCTCTATATTAACCAAGTTGCAAGTCCTGTCACACCTGTACAAAATGGAGCTGTTTATAGCTTCACACTTGATCATGACCTGGTCAATCAAGACGAAGTGCGTGTCTACTTCACAGTTGCTAATCCAGTTTCTGTAGTAGAAGGATTAGATAATCAAATCAGCTTGCGGACAGAACCAGTTGTCGTAAGCTATGCAGAAACGACAATCTCTTTCGACGAAGTGATTATAGAAGACCCAACCTTATCGGCAGGTATAAGTATTATAGAGGTAGCAGGGGTTGATGGATATAGACGTTCAATTGTAGAAAAGGTTGGCGAAAATGGAACAATCCGTACAATAGAAACGGTTCTAGAAGAGGTGGCCCCAGTTACCCAAGAAGTACACGTAGGTACATTGGTTATCGATCCACAACCGGAACCAGAACCGACTCCAGAGCCGGATCCACAGCCAGAGCCGGAACCACAACCAAAGCCGACTCCAGAACCAGAACCAGATCCACAACCGGAACCAATGCCAGAGCCACAACCGGAACCAGAACCGACACCAGAGCCGGATCCACAGCCAGAGCCAACACCAGAGCCTGAACCGACACCGGAACCAGATCCAGAGTCAGAGCCTGAGCCGCAACCGGAACCAATGCCAGAGCCGGAACCGCAACCAGAACCGACACCAGAGCCAGAACCACAACCGGAACCTACTCCAGAACCTGAGCCAGAACCACAGCCAGAGCCGGATCTGCAACCAGAACCGACACCAGAACCGGAGCCGCAACCGGAACCGACACCAGAGCCGGATCCACAACCGGAACCGACACCAGAGCCAGATCCACAACCGGAACCTACTCCAGAACCAGATCCAGAACCACAGCCAGAGCCGGAACCGACACCTATTCCAGCACCAACTTCTGGAACAACTGGTAGTACTGGAGCGCAAACAGATGGCAGCGTGTCAGGTAATCAAGGAACAACTGGCTCTCAAGTACCAGGTACTAACTTGACGCCTACAAGGCCAAGTTTCTCTGAACCTGCTACAGCTACTAAACCGGTAGTGCCAGCGGTTACTAGACCAAGTCGTACAGATAATAGCCAACCGATTCTTGTACAAGGGCGTGTTATAGTAACACCGCTGGAAGTGACGGCACCAATCGTACTTGCTGATGGTCAAATCATTGAGATTTTCGAGTTGTTTAAATTAGATTTTGTTAATGCTGACGATGTCACCGTACTACCGAGTAGAGCAGTTGAAATTCGTGTGCCATTCGATACGGACAAGAAAGTTGCTCGAGTGTACTTGGTAGACGACAACATGGATGTCATTGAAGAAATCACAGATTTCGAAATGATTGATGGACACGTTGTGTTCTATCATGACACCATGGCAAATGTCGCAATTGTTTACGAAGAAGATTTAGTTGCTACAAGCAGTATTGCTCCGTTACTTGCAATCGCAAGCATAAGTGTGGGCGCAGGTATCGGACGTCGCAAAGAAGACTAA